In Aedes albopictus strain Foshan chromosome 3, AalbF5, whole genome shotgun sequence, the following are encoded in one genomic region:
- the LOC115257356 gene encoding uncharacterized protein LOC115257356, which translates to MDLFFPHWRKGLIGLEAVKQVGFEDDKEQLLGYEAELILKNDQPIFKRAYEVPYKIRDKLLNHLDMLEKQNVVTPIAASEWASPVIAVMKKDGDIRMVIDCKISLGHQTVTAHRNQLKLIHDQRRSSMVLMPFHERKRRRDSIELEDPFIGFPDVPHVPEQRETKKRKLISVARSPVITRSATRSNQEEKVLE; encoded by the exons ATGGATTTGTTTTTTCCTCACTGGCGTAAAGGTTTGATTGGATTGGAAGCAGTTAAACAAGTAGGCTTTGAAGACGATAAGGAGCAACTTTTAG GTTACGAAGCTGAACTTATCCTAAAAAATGATCAGCCAATTTTCAAGCGTGCTTACGAGGTACCATACAAAATCCGTGACAAACTGTTGAACCACTTGGACATGCTAGAAAAGCAGAACGTAGTTACTCCAATAGCAGCAAGCGAGTGGGCGTCTCCAGTAATCGCCGTTATGAAGAAAGACGGCGACATACGCATGGTGATCGATTGCAAG ATTTCTCTCGGGCATCAAACTGTTACAGCTCATCGAAATCAACTAAAATTGATTCATGATCAGCGGCGTAGCTCTATGGTTCTTATGCCATTCCACGAACGGAAGCGAAGACGTGATTCGATCGAATTAGAAGATCCGTTTATTGGATTTCCAGATGTTCCACACGTTCCAGAACAACGAGAAACCAAGAAGCGGAAGCTGATCAGTGTTGCTCGCAGTCCAGTTATTACCAGAAGTGCTACGCGATCGAACCAAGAAGAAAAAGTGCTTGAGTAG